A stretch of the Xyrauchen texanus isolate HMW12.3.18 chromosome 20, RBS_HiC_50CHRs, whole genome shotgun sequence genome encodes the following:
- the LOC127661040 gene encoding zinc finger and BTB domain-containing protein 18 isoform X4 — protein sequence MEFPDHSRHLLQCLSEQRHQGFLCDSTVLVGDAQFRAHRAVLASCSMYFHLFYKDQLDKRDIVHLNSDIVTAPAFALLLEFMYEGKLQFKSLPVEDVLAAASFLHMYDIVKVCKKKLKQKATTEADSTKREEDASSCSDKVESFSEGGSTGRPATADLLQSDDEDIENKRDSPQEPGSMWMRLPSDRTASPTTSPREAEPRTGKSPTGSPRSSTGSLSRRSTASRRVSADADCVLDLSVKSSLGGGAGETMPGNPYFCSSVTPDSLQSTLVQVKVEKDTGSEDDELVSGDYDMEHSGLKEPPRTNGTHISLIAQRRLGLEAHLSALREASLASEREDKGGDDDPDVLGGDSERAQEAAGVENSLLPYVSSMLGAPHTQIFMCPLCNKVFPSPHILQIHLSTHFREQEGVRAKPASDVNVPTCSICGKTFSCMYTLKRHERTHSGEKPYTCTTCGKSFQYSHNLSRHAVVHTREKPHACKWCERRFTQSGDLYRHIRKFHCELVNSLSVKSETLNLPTVRDWALEDSSQELWK from the coding sequence ATGGAGTTTCCAGATCACAGCAGACATTTACTACAGTGTCTGAGCGAGCAGAGGCATCAGGGATTCCTTTGTGACTCCACGGTGCTGGTCGGTGATGCCCAGTTTCGAGCCCATCGTGCAGTGCTGGCTTCATGCAGCATGTACTTCCATCTCTTTTACAAGGACCAGCTAGACAAAAGGGACATTGTTCATCTGAACAGCGACattgtcacggccccagccttcGCTCTACTGCTTGAGTTCATGTACGAAGGAAAGCTCCAGTTCAAATCGCTTCCGGTGGAGGATGTGCTGGCAGCCGCAAGCTTCCTCCACATGTACGACATCGTCAAGGTGTGCAAGAAGAAGCTTAAGCAGAAGGCCACGACCGAGGCGGACAGCACCAAGCGAGAGGAAGATGCTTCCAGCTGCTCGGACAAGGTAGAGAGCTTCTCTGAGGGTGGAAGCACGGGTCGACCAGCCACTGCCGACCTGCTGCAGAGCGACGACGAGGACATTGAGAACAAGAGGGACAGCCCTCAGGAGCCGGGCAGCATGTGGATGCGTCTGCCCTCAGATCGGACCGCATCTCCCACGACTAGCCCAAGGGAGGCAGAGCCTCGCACTGGCAAATCCCCTACCGGCAGCCCCAGAAGCTCCACCGGCTCCTTGTCCCGACGCTCCACGGCATCTCGGAGAGTCTCTGCCGATGCAGATTGTGTGCTGGACCTTTCTGTGAAGTCTAGCCTGGGTGGTGGTGCTGGGGAGACCATGCCTGGTAACCCTTATTTTTGCAGTTCAGTGACCCCAGATAGTCTTCAGAGCACCCTTGTCCAGGTAAAGGTGGAGAAGGACACGGGCTCGGAGGATGACGAACTTGTAAGTGGAGACTATGATATGGAACACAGCGGTTTGAAGGAGCCACCTAGGACCAACGGAACCCACATCAGCCTCATAGCACAACGCAGACTGGGCCTTGAGGCTCACCTCTCTGCCTTGCGCGAGGCCTCGCTAGCAAGCGAGCGGGAGgacaaaggaggagacgatgacCCGGATGTCCTAGGAGGTGACAGCGAGCGGGCGCAGGAGGCTGCAGGGGTTGAGAATTCCCTCTTGCCTTATGTCTCCAGCATGCTGGGGGCCCCACATACTCAGATCTTTATGTGCCCTTTATGCAACAAGGTCTTTCCCAGCCCCCATATCCTGCAGATCCACCTTAGCACACATTTTCGCGAGCAGGAAGGCGTACGGGCCAAGCCGGCCAGTGACGTCAATGTTCCCACCTGCTCTATCTGTGGCAAAACCTTCTCCTGCATGTACACGTTAAAGCGCCACGAGCGGACACACTCGGGCGAGAAGCCCTACACATGCACCACTTGCGGCAAGAGCTTCCAGTATTCGCACAACCTGAGCCGACACGCCGTCGTGCACACGCGTGAGAAGCCACACGCCTGTAAGTGGTGCGAGCGGCGCTTCACGCAATCAGGGGACCTTTACCGACACATTCGCAAGTTTCACTGCGAACTTGTCAACTCGCTTTCAGTGAAGAGTGAGACACTCAATCTGCCCACTGTCAGAGATTGGGCGCTGGAAGATAGTTCTCAAGAACTCTGGAAATGA
- the LOC127661040 gene encoding zinc finger and BTB domain-containing protein 18 isoform X3 — MRTAGYEDSMEFPDHSRHLLQCLSEQRHQGFLCDSTVLVGDAQFRAHRAVLASCSMYFHLFYKDQLDKRDIVHLNSDIVTAPAFALLLEFMYEGKLQFKSLPVEDVLAAASFLHMYDIVKVCKKKLKQKATTEADSTKREEDASSCSDKVESFSEGGSTGRPATADLLQSDDEDIENKRDSPQEPGSMWMRLPSDRTASPTTSPREAEPRTGKSPTGSPRSSTGSLSRRSTASRRVSADADCVLDLSVKSSLGGGAGETMPGNPYFCSSVTPDSLQSTLVQVKVEKDTGSEDDELVSGDYDMEHSGLKEPPRTNGTHISLIAQRRLGLEAHLSALREASLASEREDKGGDDDPDVLGGDSERAQEAAGVENSLLPYVSSMLGAPHTQIFMCPLCNKVFPSPHILQIHLSTHFREQEGVRAKPASDVNVPTCSICGKTFSCMYTLKRHERTHSGEKPYTCTTCGKSFQYSHNLSRHAVVHTREKPHACKWCERRFTQSGDLYRHIRKFHCELVNSLSVKSETLNLPTVRDWALEDSSQELWK; from the exons ATGCGTACTGCAG GTTATGAAGACAGCATGGAGTTTCCAGATCACAGCAGACATTTACTACAGTGTCTGAGCGAGCAGAGGCATCAGGGATTCCTTTGTGACTCCACGGTGCTGGTCGGTGATGCCCAGTTTCGAGCCCATCGTGCAGTGCTGGCTTCATGCAGCATGTACTTCCATCTCTTTTACAAGGACCAGCTAGACAAAAGGGACATTGTTCATCTGAACAGCGACattgtcacggccccagccttcGCTCTACTGCTTGAGTTCATGTACGAAGGAAAGCTCCAGTTCAAATCGCTTCCGGTGGAGGATGTGCTGGCAGCCGCAAGCTTCCTCCACATGTACGACATCGTCAAGGTGTGCAAGAAGAAGCTTAAGCAGAAGGCCACGACCGAGGCGGACAGCACCAAGCGAGAGGAAGATGCTTCCAGCTGCTCGGACAAGGTAGAGAGCTTCTCTGAGGGTGGAAGCACGGGTCGACCAGCCACTGCCGACCTGCTGCAGAGCGACGACGAGGACATTGAGAACAAGAGGGACAGCCCTCAGGAGCCGGGCAGCATGTGGATGCGTCTGCCCTCAGATCGGACCGCATCTCCCACGACTAGCCCAAGGGAGGCAGAGCCTCGCACTGGCAAATCCCCTACCGGCAGCCCCAGAAGCTCCACCGGCTCCTTGTCCCGACGCTCCACGGCATCTCGGAGAGTCTCTGCCGATGCAGATTGTGTGCTGGACCTTTCTGTGAAGTCTAGCCTGGGTGGTGGTGCTGGGGAGACCATGCCTGGTAACCCTTATTTTTGCAGTTCAGTGACCCCAGATAGTCTTCAGAGCACCCTTGTCCAGGTAAAGGTGGAGAAGGACACGGGCTCGGAGGATGACGAACTTGTAAGTGGAGACTATGATATGGAACACAGCGGTTTGAAGGAGCCACCTAGGACCAACGGAACCCACATCAGCCTCATAGCACAACGCAGACTGGGCCTTGAGGCTCACCTCTCTGCCTTGCGCGAGGCCTCGCTAGCAAGCGAGCGGGAGgacaaaggaggagacgatgacCCGGATGTCCTAGGAGGTGACAGCGAGCGGGCGCAGGAGGCTGCAGGGGTTGAGAATTCCCTCTTGCCTTATGTCTCCAGCATGCTGGGGGCCCCACATACTCAGATCTTTATGTGCCCTTTATGCAACAAGGTCTTTCCCAGCCCCCATATCCTGCAGATCCACCTTAGCACACATTTTCGCGAGCAGGAAGGCGTACGGGCCAAGCCGGCCAGTGACGTCAATGTTCCCACCTGCTCTATCTGTGGCAAAACCTTCTCCTGCATGTACACGTTAAAGCGCCACGAGCGGACACACTCGGGCGAGAAGCCCTACACATGCACCACTTGCGGCAAGAGCTTCCAGTATTCGCACAACCTGAGCCGACACGCCGTCGTGCACACGCGTGAGAAGCCACACGCCTGTAAGTGGTGCGAGCGGCGCTTCACGCAATCAGGGGACCTTTACCGACACATTCGCAAGTTTCACTGCGAACTTGTCAACTCGCTTTCAGTGAAGAGTGAGACACTCAATCTGCCCACTGTCAGAGATTGGGCGCTGGAAGATAGTTCTCAAGAACTCTGGAAATGA
- the LOC127661040 gene encoding zinc finger and BTB domain-containing protein 18 isoform X1, which yields MKPVHFFRQELSLRVTGYEDSMEFPDHSRHLLQCLSEQRHQGFLCDSTVLVGDAQFRAHRAVLASCSMYFHLFYKDQLDKRDIVHLNSDIVTAPAFALLLEFMYEGKLQFKSLPVEDVLAAASFLHMYDIVKVCKKKLKQKATTEADSTKREEDASSCSDKVESFSEGGSTGRPATADLLQSDDEDIENKRDSPQEPGSMWMRLPSDRTASPTTSPREAEPRTGKSPTGSPRSSTGSLSRRSTASRRVSADADCVLDLSVKSSLGGGAGETMPGNPYFCSSVTPDSLQSTLVQVKVEKDTGSEDDELVSGDYDMEHSGLKEPPRTNGTHISLIAQRRLGLEAHLSALREASLASEREDKGGDDDPDVLGGDSERAQEAAGVENSLLPYVSSMLGAPHTQIFMCPLCNKVFPSPHILQIHLSTHFREQEGVRAKPASDVNVPTCSICGKTFSCMYTLKRHERTHSGEKPYTCTTCGKSFQYSHNLSRHAVVHTREKPHACKWCERRFTQSGDLYRHIRKFHCELVNSLSVKSETLNLPTVRDWALEDSSQELWK from the exons ATGAAGCCTGTGCATTTTTTTAGACAGGAACTATCTCTGCGGGTAACAG GTTATGAAGACAGCATGGAGTTTCCAGATCACAGCAGACATTTACTACAGTGTCTGAGCGAGCAGAGGCATCAGGGATTCCTTTGTGACTCCACGGTGCTGGTCGGTGATGCCCAGTTTCGAGCCCATCGTGCAGTGCTGGCTTCATGCAGCATGTACTTCCATCTCTTTTACAAGGACCAGCTAGACAAAAGGGACATTGTTCATCTGAACAGCGACattgtcacggccccagccttcGCTCTACTGCTTGAGTTCATGTACGAAGGAAAGCTCCAGTTCAAATCGCTTCCGGTGGAGGATGTGCTGGCAGCCGCAAGCTTCCTCCACATGTACGACATCGTCAAGGTGTGCAAGAAGAAGCTTAAGCAGAAGGCCACGACCGAGGCGGACAGCACCAAGCGAGAGGAAGATGCTTCCAGCTGCTCGGACAAGGTAGAGAGCTTCTCTGAGGGTGGAAGCACGGGTCGACCAGCCACTGCCGACCTGCTGCAGAGCGACGACGAGGACATTGAGAACAAGAGGGACAGCCCTCAGGAGCCGGGCAGCATGTGGATGCGTCTGCCCTCAGATCGGACCGCATCTCCCACGACTAGCCCAAGGGAGGCAGAGCCTCGCACTGGCAAATCCCCTACCGGCAGCCCCAGAAGCTCCACCGGCTCCTTGTCCCGACGCTCCACGGCATCTCGGAGAGTCTCTGCCGATGCAGATTGTGTGCTGGACCTTTCTGTGAAGTCTAGCCTGGGTGGTGGTGCTGGGGAGACCATGCCTGGTAACCCTTATTTTTGCAGTTCAGTGACCCCAGATAGTCTTCAGAGCACCCTTGTCCAGGTAAAGGTGGAGAAGGACACGGGCTCGGAGGATGACGAACTTGTAAGTGGAGACTATGATATGGAACACAGCGGTTTGAAGGAGCCACCTAGGACCAACGGAACCCACATCAGCCTCATAGCACAACGCAGACTGGGCCTTGAGGCTCACCTCTCTGCCTTGCGCGAGGCCTCGCTAGCAAGCGAGCGGGAGgacaaaggaggagacgatgacCCGGATGTCCTAGGAGGTGACAGCGAGCGGGCGCAGGAGGCTGCAGGGGTTGAGAATTCCCTCTTGCCTTATGTCTCCAGCATGCTGGGGGCCCCACATACTCAGATCTTTATGTGCCCTTTATGCAACAAGGTCTTTCCCAGCCCCCATATCCTGCAGATCCACCTTAGCACACATTTTCGCGAGCAGGAAGGCGTACGGGCCAAGCCGGCCAGTGACGTCAATGTTCCCACCTGCTCTATCTGTGGCAAAACCTTCTCCTGCATGTACACGTTAAAGCGCCACGAGCGGACACACTCGGGCGAGAAGCCCTACACATGCACCACTTGCGGCAAGAGCTTCCAGTATTCGCACAACCTGAGCCGACACGCCGTCGTGCACACGCGTGAGAAGCCACACGCCTGTAAGTGGTGCGAGCGGCGCTTCACGCAATCAGGGGACCTTTACCGACACATTCGCAAGTTTCACTGCGAACTTGTCAACTCGCTTTCAGTGAAGAGTGAGACACTCAATCTGCCCACTGTCAGAGATTGGGCGCTGGAAGATAGTTCTCAAGAACTCTGGAAATGA
- the LOC127661040 gene encoding zinc finger and BTB domain-containing protein 18 isoform X2: MKRFPGYEDSMEFPDHSRHLLQCLSEQRHQGFLCDSTVLVGDAQFRAHRAVLASCSMYFHLFYKDQLDKRDIVHLNSDIVTAPAFALLLEFMYEGKLQFKSLPVEDVLAAASFLHMYDIVKVCKKKLKQKATTEADSTKREEDASSCSDKVESFSEGGSTGRPATADLLQSDDEDIENKRDSPQEPGSMWMRLPSDRTASPTTSPREAEPRTGKSPTGSPRSSTGSLSRRSTASRRVSADADCVLDLSVKSSLGGGAGETMPGNPYFCSSVTPDSLQSTLVQVKVEKDTGSEDDELVSGDYDMEHSGLKEPPRTNGTHISLIAQRRLGLEAHLSALREASLASEREDKGGDDDPDVLGGDSERAQEAAGVENSLLPYVSSMLGAPHTQIFMCPLCNKVFPSPHILQIHLSTHFREQEGVRAKPASDVNVPTCSICGKTFSCMYTLKRHERTHSGEKPYTCTTCGKSFQYSHNLSRHAVVHTREKPHACKWCERRFTQSGDLYRHIRKFHCELVNSLSVKSETLNLPTVRDWALEDSSQELWK; encoded by the exons ATGAAGAGGTTTCCAG GTTATGAAGACAGCATGGAGTTTCCAGATCACAGCAGACATTTACTACAGTGTCTGAGCGAGCAGAGGCATCAGGGATTCCTTTGTGACTCCACGGTGCTGGTCGGTGATGCCCAGTTTCGAGCCCATCGTGCAGTGCTGGCTTCATGCAGCATGTACTTCCATCTCTTTTACAAGGACCAGCTAGACAAAAGGGACATTGTTCATCTGAACAGCGACattgtcacggccccagccttcGCTCTACTGCTTGAGTTCATGTACGAAGGAAAGCTCCAGTTCAAATCGCTTCCGGTGGAGGATGTGCTGGCAGCCGCAAGCTTCCTCCACATGTACGACATCGTCAAGGTGTGCAAGAAGAAGCTTAAGCAGAAGGCCACGACCGAGGCGGACAGCACCAAGCGAGAGGAAGATGCTTCCAGCTGCTCGGACAAGGTAGAGAGCTTCTCTGAGGGTGGAAGCACGGGTCGACCAGCCACTGCCGACCTGCTGCAGAGCGACGACGAGGACATTGAGAACAAGAGGGACAGCCCTCAGGAGCCGGGCAGCATGTGGATGCGTCTGCCCTCAGATCGGACCGCATCTCCCACGACTAGCCCAAGGGAGGCAGAGCCTCGCACTGGCAAATCCCCTACCGGCAGCCCCAGAAGCTCCACCGGCTCCTTGTCCCGACGCTCCACGGCATCTCGGAGAGTCTCTGCCGATGCAGATTGTGTGCTGGACCTTTCTGTGAAGTCTAGCCTGGGTGGTGGTGCTGGGGAGACCATGCCTGGTAACCCTTATTTTTGCAGTTCAGTGACCCCAGATAGTCTTCAGAGCACCCTTGTCCAGGTAAAGGTGGAGAAGGACACGGGCTCGGAGGATGACGAACTTGTAAGTGGAGACTATGATATGGAACACAGCGGTTTGAAGGAGCCACCTAGGACCAACGGAACCCACATCAGCCTCATAGCACAACGCAGACTGGGCCTTGAGGCTCACCTCTCTGCCTTGCGCGAGGCCTCGCTAGCAAGCGAGCGGGAGgacaaaggaggagacgatgacCCGGATGTCCTAGGAGGTGACAGCGAGCGGGCGCAGGAGGCTGCAGGGGTTGAGAATTCCCTCTTGCCTTATGTCTCCAGCATGCTGGGGGCCCCACATACTCAGATCTTTATGTGCCCTTTATGCAACAAGGTCTTTCCCAGCCCCCATATCCTGCAGATCCACCTTAGCACACATTTTCGCGAGCAGGAAGGCGTACGGGCCAAGCCGGCCAGTGACGTCAATGTTCCCACCTGCTCTATCTGTGGCAAAACCTTCTCCTGCATGTACACGTTAAAGCGCCACGAGCGGACACACTCGGGCGAGAAGCCCTACACATGCACCACTTGCGGCAAGAGCTTCCAGTATTCGCACAACCTGAGCCGACACGCCGTCGTGCACACGCGTGAGAAGCCACACGCCTGTAAGTGGTGCGAGCGGCGCTTCACGCAATCAGGGGACCTTTACCGACACATTCGCAAGTTTCACTGCGAACTTGTCAACTCGCTTTCAGTGAAGAGTGAGACACTCAATCTGCCCACTGTCAGAGATTGGGCGCTGGAAGATAGTTCTCAAGAACTCTGGAAATGA